A part of Gracilimonas sp. genomic DNA contains:
- a CDS encoding response regulator — MDEKIYILIVEDELEVMDALIKDLEKFEEYFPVESANNANEAREVIDYILDHGHKVGLILCDHVLPGQNGVDLLIDLQQIPEAAKSKKVLVTGQAGHEDTILAINKADLDHYIAKPWTKEQLAEVVVSELTDYVIANEKNLLPFMQILDSGKLSDAMRKNQLTDH, encoded by the coding sequence ATGGACGAAAAAATCTACATATTGATCGTTGAGGATGAGCTGGAAGTGATGGATGCGCTCATCAAAGACCTGGAAAAATTTGAGGAGTATTTTCCGGTTGAGTCGGCAAACAATGCTAATGAGGCGCGGGAGGTAATAGACTATATTTTAGATCATGGTCATAAAGTCGGATTGATTTTATGTGACCATGTGCTACCCGGACAAAATGGGGTAGACCTTTTGATCGATCTTCAACAAATACCTGAAGCCGCAAAAAGTAAAAAGGTTTTGGTGACAGGTCAGGCCGGACATGAAGACACTATTCTGGCCATTAACAAAGCGGATCTCGATCATTATATTGCAAAACCCTGGACTAAAGAGCAGCTTGCAGAAGTGGTAGTATCCGAGTTAACAGATTACGTAATCGCGAATGAGAAGAACCTGCTGCCTTTCATGCAAATTCTGGATTCAGGCAAACTTTCTGATGCCATGCGCAAAAATCAATTGACCGACCACTAA
- a CDS encoding ATP-binding protein — MESNQGISWLNDTETILRFIQRLVSELDELKDHLLVLKENEVLFSQGEPLEDVYLLLEGQVVLTRTQADDSEITLTTLNPGSFVGLIAFTTGEPTLTTAKITQQGLALKMKPQQFEQYLSDHPRLKHPLQQLMLNNMIQRYKSNIRLQTKTHLLNKELGKERDDLKKAYKRLEETHQQLIHQEKMATLGELVAGFAHEVNNPASALMRSAENLIEIYSTFEESDSTYKLFKLGLQSEPLDSAELRKQMLKIEKQFPWVHERASVRKLAQMPDNALEVIKDQRKKLDIESLTNHFEAGRMIHNIRIASNRIANLVKSLKSYSRQDQNKEEFIDIREGIKDTVLVLSNRLKYVNLNLHLNDIPKTCVQVGDLNQVWTNILVNACDALNDSGEITISTKHSDDQILIEITDNGPGIPEDIIHRIFEANFTTKNQGAKFGLGLGLPISNEIIRRSGGTIEAKNLDEGGASFRISLPVKSDC, encoded by the coding sequence ATGGAATCCAATCAAGGCATATCGTGGCTTAATGATACCGAAACTATTCTCCGTTTCATTCAAAGACTGGTTAGTGAGCTGGATGAACTGAAGGATCATCTTTTGGTATTGAAAGAAAATGAGGTTCTCTTTTCTCAGGGTGAACCGCTTGAAGACGTATACCTTTTACTTGAAGGGCAGGTGGTATTGACCAGAACACAAGCTGACGACAGCGAAATAACGCTAACTACCCTTAACCCCGGAAGCTTTGTAGGGCTTATTGCTTTTACGACCGGAGAGCCCACTCTCACAACTGCCAAAATTACCCAGCAGGGGTTAGCTCTTAAAATGAAGCCCCAACAATTTGAGCAGTATCTGAGTGACCATCCACGGCTCAAGCATCCACTTCAGCAACTAATGCTGAATAACATGATTCAGCGATATAAAAGTAATATCCGTTTGCAGACAAAAACGCATTTACTAAACAAAGAGCTTGGTAAAGAGCGGGATGATCTTAAAAAAGCCTATAAGCGATTGGAGGAAACGCATCAGCAGCTTATTCATCAGGAAAAAATGGCAACCCTTGGTGAGTTGGTTGCGGGATTTGCACATGAGGTCAATAATCCCGCTTCGGCCCTGATGCGATCAGCTGAAAACCTTATCGAAATTTATTCCACCTTCGAAGAATCAGATTCGACCTATAAGTTGTTCAAACTTGGCTTGCAAAGTGAGCCTCTGGACAGTGCTGAGTTGCGTAAACAAATGCTGAAGATTGAGAAGCAATTTCCCTGGGTTCATGAGCGGGCATCCGTTAGAAAACTGGCACAAATGCCGGATAATGCCTTAGAGGTTATCAAAGATCAACGTAAGAAATTAGATATCGAGAGCCTGACCAATCATTTTGAAGCGGGGCGCATGATCCACAACATTCGCATTGCCAGCAATCGTATTGCCAACCTCGTCAAAAGCCTGAAAAGCTACAGCCGGCAGGATCAAAACAAAGAGGAGTTTATTGATATCAGAGAGGGAATTAAAGACACCGTGTTGGTGCTAAGCAATCGCCTGAAATATGTAAATCTAAACCTCCACTTGAATGACATCCCAAAAACCTGTGTACAGGTGGGCGACCTGAATCAGGTTTGGACTAATATATTGGTCAATGCCTGTGATGCTCTCAATGATTCCGGTGAAATTACTATTTCAACAAAGCATTCCGATGACCAAATACTGATTGAAATCACAGACAATGGCCCGGGGATTCCTGAAGATATTATTCACCGAATTTTTGAAGCCAACTTTACCACAAAAAATCAGGGTGCTAAGTTTGGGCTGGGGTTGGGTCTGCCGATCTCTAATGAGATTATTCGGCGCTCTGGAGGAACCATTGAAGCCAAAAACCTTGATGAAGGCGGGGCCAGCTTTAGAATAAGTCTTCCCGTTAAGTCCGACTGCTAA